A portion of the Sus scrofa isolate TJ Tabasco breed Duroc chromosome 5, Sscrofa11.1, whole genome shotgun sequence genome contains these proteins:
- the LOC100621423 gene encoding olfactory receptor 10AD1-like, whose amino-acid sequence MDIRNESTVTEFVLVGFEQSSPSTRALLFALFLALYSLAMAMNGLIIFITWTDPRLSSPVYFFLGHLSFLDVCFITTTIPQMLIHLVVMNHTLAFASCLAQMYLVFGVGVAECILLAFMAYDRYVAICHPLNYAQIMSRQVCVRLVSTAWFFGLINGILLDYMTFRGPFCKDNHIENFFCEAPIVITLSCGDPQFSLKMIFADAIVVLLSPMVLIVISYARILTSILGRASSSGRGKTFSTCASHLTVVIFFYTSAMFSYMNPRSTHGPDKDKPFSLLYTIITPMCNPIIYSFRNKEMKGAMVRALGRSSLAQARSV is encoded by the coding sequence ATGGACATAAGGAATGAGAGCACAGTGACAGAGTTTGTCCTAGTGGGCTTTGAGCAGAGCTCTCCTTCTACACGGGCTTTGCTCTTTGCCCTCTTCCTAGCCCTCTACAGCCTCGCCATGGCCATGAATGGcctcatcatcttcatcacctgGACAGACCCCAGGCTCAGCAGCCCCGTGTACTTCTTCCTTGGCCACCTGTCCTTCCTGGATGTCTgcttcatcaccaccaccatcccacAGATGCTGATCCACCTGGTGGTCATGAATCACACTCTTGcctttgcctcctgcttggcccAGATGTATCTGGTTtttggtgtgggtgtggctgagtGCATCCTCTTGGCTTTCATGGCCTATGACCGTTATGTTGCAATCTGCCACCCACTTAACTATGCCCAAATCATGAGCCGGCAGGTCTGTGTGAGGCTGGTCAGTACTGCCTGGTTCTTTGGGTTGATCAATGGGATCCTGCTTGATTACATGACATTTCGTGGTCCATTCTGCAAAGACAACCACATAGAAAACTTCTTCTGTGAAGCCCCCATAGTGATCACCCTCTCTTGTGGAGACCCCCAGTTTAGTCTGAAAATGATCTTTGCCGATGCCATCGTGGTGCTGCTCAGCCCCATGGTGCTCATCGTCATCTCCTATGCTCGCATCCTGACCTCCATCCTGGGCAGAGCCTCCTCCTCTGGTCGGGGGAAGACCTTCTCTACTTGTGCCTCCCATCTGACTGTGGTCATCTTTTTCTACACTTCGGCCATGTTCTCTTACATGAACCCCCGTAGCACCCATGGTCCTGACAAAGACaagcctttctctctcctctacaCCATCATCACCCCCATGTGCAACCCTATCATCTACAGTTTTcgaaacaaagaaatgaagggGGCTATGGTGAGGGCCCTTGGGAGGAGCAGCCTGGCCCAGGCACGGTCTGTCTAG